A genome region from Manihot esculenta cultivar AM560-2 chromosome 5, M.esculenta_v8, whole genome shotgun sequence includes the following:
- the LOC110615151 gene encoding calcium-transporting ATPase 1: protein MENYLNENFGDVKPKNSSEEALQRWRKLCWLVKNRKRRFRFTANLSKRFEAEAIRRSNQEKLRVAVLVSKAALQFIHCLNLSNDYTVPEEVESAGFQICAEELATIVEGHDVKKLTIHGGVESISGKLSTSITDGISTSEDSLKRRTEIYGINKFTESPPRGFWVFVWEALQDTTLMILGVCALVSLIVGIIMEGWPKGAHDGLGIVASILLVVFVTATSDYKQSLQFKELDKEKKKISVHVTRNGLRQKISIYDLLPGDIVHLSIGDQVPADGLFVSGFSLLINESSLTGESEPVPVNATNPFLLSGTKVQDGSCKMLVTTVGMRTQWGKLMATLSEGGDDETPLQVKLNGVATVIGKIGLFFAVVTFAVLVEGLFRRKLHEGSHWNWSGDDTMEMLEFFAVAVTIVVVAVPEGLPLAVTLSLAFAMKKMMNDKALVRHLAACETMGSATTICSDKTGTLTTNHMTVVKASICGEIKEVTSSKGTFNFGSAVPGSAMRILLESIFNNTGGEVVNNKDNKIEILGSPTETALLELGMLLGGNFQEERKKSNIVKVEPFNSTKKRMSVVLQLANGSFRAHCKGASEIILAACDKFIDTNGEVVPLDEAAVNHLKNTIEQFASESLRTLCLAYIEIGSEFSAESSIPSKGYTCLGIVGIKDPVRPGVRESVAACRSAGIVVRMVTGDNITTAKAIARECGILTDKGIAIEGPEFRNKSEEELHELIPRIQVMARSSPLDKHTLVKHLRTTFGEVVAVTGDGTNDAPALHEADIGLAMGIAGTEVAKESADVIILDDNFSTIVTVAKWGRSVYINIQKFVQFQLTVNVVALIVNFSSACLTGNAPLTAVQLLWVNMIMDTLGALALATEPPNDDLMKRSPVGRKGNFISNVMWRNILGQSMYQFVMIWYLQTRGKAFFHLDGPDSDLVLNTLIFNAFVFCQVFNEISSREMEKINVFKGILKNYVFVAVLTCTVIFQIAIVELLGTYANTSPLNWRQWFVTVFLGFLGMPIAAALKMIPVVSN from the exons ATGGAGAACTATTTGAATGAGAACTTTGGGGATGTGAAGCCTAAGAACTCATCGGAGGAAGCTCTGCAGAGATGGAGGAAGCTCTGTTGGTTAGTCAAGAATCGGAAACGGCGATTTCGTTTCACTGCTAATCTCTCCAAACGCTTTGAGGCCGAGGCTATTCGTCGCTCCAATCAG GAGAAGCTTCGAGTTGCAGTTTTAGTCTCAAAAGCTGCTCTTCAGTTTATACACT GCCTAAATTTGTCCAATGACTACACGGTACCTGAGGAGGTTGAGTCTGCTGGCTTTCAAATTTGTGCTGAAGAGTTGGCAACCATTGTTGAAGGCCATGATGTGAAGAAACTGACAATTCATGGTGGAGTGGAGAGCATCTCTGGCAAGCTCTCCACGTCAATTACTGATGGTATTTCTACTTCTGAGGACTCACTGAAAAGAAGGACTGAAATTTATGGGATAAATAAATTCACTGAGAGCCCACCAAGGGGTTTCTGGGTTTTTGTTTGGGAAGCTCTTCAAGATACCACTCTTATGATACTTGGTGTTTGTGCCCTTGTGTCTCTTATTGTTGGCATAATTATGGAAGGATGGCCAAAGGGTGCTCATGATGGACTAGGAATTGTTGCAAGCATTCTGCTTGTTGTCTTTGTCACTGCTACAAGTGATTATAAGCAATCTCTGCAGTTCAAAGAATTGGacaaggagaagaaaaagatatCAGTTCATGTTACCAGAAATGGTTTGAGGCAGAAGATCTCCATATATGATTTACTTCCTGGTGACATTGTTCATCTTTCCATTGGAGATCAGGTCCCTGCTGATGGACTCTTCGTCTCAGGGTTTTCTTTGTTAATTAATGAATCCAGTTTAACAGGAGAGAGTGAACCAGTTCCTGTAAATGCTACAAATCCATTTCTTCTTTCTGGAACCAAAGTTCAGGATGGATCATGCAAAATGCTCGTGACTACTGTTGGAATGAGAACACAGTGGGGTAAACTAATGGCTACACTCAGTGAAGGAGGAGATGATGAGACCCCATTGCAGGTCAAACTGAATGGAGTAGCAACTGTCATTGGGAAAATAGGCCTATTTTTTGCTGTGGTGACATTTGCTGTCTTGGTGGAAGGGTTATTTAGACGTAAGCTTCATGAAGGAAGCCACTGGAACTGGTCTGGTGATGACACCATGGAAATGTTGGAATTTTTTGCTGTTGCTGTTACAATTGTTGTTGTTGCAGTTCCTGAGGGCCTTCCATTGGCTGTCACATTAAGTCTTGCTTTTGCAATGAAAAAGATGATGAATGATAAGGCACTTGTTCGTCATCTGGCAGCTTGTGAAACAATGGGCTCTGCCACAACTATCTGTAGTGACAAAACTGGGACACTAACAACTAACCACATGACTGTTGTAAAAGCATCCATTTGTGGGGAAATCAAGGAAGTAACAAGCTCCAAGGGGACTTTTAATTTTGGGTCTGCAGTTCCTGGTTCTGCTATGAGAATTCTACTTGAATCAATATTTAATAACACTGGGGGAGAAGTTGTTAATAACAAAGACAACAAAATTGAGATACTGGGATCACCAACTGAAACTGCTCTTTTAGAATTGGGGATGCTACTTGGAGGAAATTTCcaagaagaaaggaaaaaatCAAACATTGTGAAAGTCGAACCATTCAACTCTACAAAGAAGCGAATGAGTGTAGTTTTACAGCTTGCAAATGGGAGTTTTCGGGCACACTGTAAGGGAGCCTCGGAAATAATTTTAGCTGCCTGTGACAAATTTATAGACACAAATGGTGAGGTTGTTCCCCTTGATGAAGCAGCTGTCAaccatttaaaaaatacaattgaACAATTTGCTAGTGAATCTCTTCGGACTCTTTGCCTTGCTTACATAGAAATTGGAAGTGAATTCTCTGCTGAAAGCTCTATTCCTTCCAAAGGATACACTTGCTTAGGTATTGTGGGTATCAAAGATCCAGTTCGCCCTGGCGTCAGAGAGTCTGTTGCAGCTTGCAGATCAGCTGGAATTGTTGTTCGAATGGTAACTGGAGACAACATAACCACTGCAAAAGCTATTGCTAGAGAATGTGGAATTTTGACTGATAAGGGCATAGCAATTGAAGGACCAGAATTTCGGAATAAGAGTGAGGAGGAGTTGCATGAACTGATTCCAAGAATTCAG GTAATGGCCCGATCTTCACCATTGGATAAACATACCCTTGTGAAGCACCTGCGAACAACCTTTGGAGAGGTTGTGGCAGTGACTGGTGATGGTACAAATGACGCTCCGGCTCTTCATGAAGCGGACATTGGGTTAGCCATGGGTATTGCTGGAACTGAG GTGGCAAAGGAAAGTGCTGATGTCATAATTCTGGATGATAACTTCTCCACTATTGTGACAGTGGCAAAATGGGGACGTTCAGTTTATATAAACATTCAAAAATTTGTTCAGTTTCAACTGACAGTCAATGTGGTTGCCCTGATTGTCAACTTTTCTTCAGCCTGTTTGACAG GTAATGCCCCCCTAACTGCTGTTCAACTTCTCTGGGTCAATATGATCATGGATACTTTAGGTGCACTAGCACTAGCCACAGAACCTCCTAATGATGACCTGATGAAGAGATCACCAGTTGGTAGGAAAGGAAACTTCATTAGCAATGTAATGTGGAGAAATATTTTGGGGCAGTCTATGTATCAGTTTGTGATGATATGGTATCTTCAGACGAGAGGAAAAGCATTTTTCCATCTTGATGGTCCAGATTCTGATTTAGTACTAAACACGCTAATCTTTAACGCGTTTGTCTTTTGTCAG GTTTTCAATGAGATTAGCTCCCGAGAAATGGAGAAGATAAATGTCTTCAAAGGAATACTGAAGAACTATGTGTTCGTGGCTGTACTCACTTGCACCGTGATCTTCCAAATTGCAATTGTTGAGCTCCTTGGTACGTATGCAAATACATCTCCTCTCAATTGGCGGCAGTGGTTTGTCACCGTTTTCCTTGGTTTCCTTGGCATGCCAATTGCAGCTGCCTTAAAGATGATACCAGTGGTATCAAACTGA